Proteins from one Impatiens glandulifera chromosome 2, dImpGla2.1, whole genome shotgun sequence genomic window:
- the LOC124926044 gene encoding NAC domain-containing protein 83 — MERLNFVRNGVLKLPPGFRFYPTDEELVVQYLTRKTFLCPLPASIIPEVDVCKSDPWDLPGELDKERYFFSTKEAKYPNGNRSNRATNSGYWKATGIDKRVLTSKGNQLVGMKKTLVFYRGKPPNGSRTDWIMHEYRLVDAHSHEPVATKIQPSENPVASSMENWVLCRIFLKKRGGGGGGHEKTMIMKENIKMGKNNPVFYDFMAKEEERADLNLAPASSSSDSSGITTDDHHHHEESSSCDAFSPFKRKRKN; from the exons ATGGAAAGGCTCAATTTTGTAAGAAATGGTGTCTTAAAGCTGCCTCCTGGTTTTCGTTTCTATCCAACAGATGAAGAACTCGTGGTTCAGTATTTGACAAGAAAGACCTTCTTATGTCCATTGCCTGCTTCCATTATCCCTGAGGTTGATGTCTGCAAGTCTGATCCATGGGATTTACCAG GTGAATTAGATAAAGAGAGATACTTCTTCAGCACGAAAGAAGCTAAATACCCAAATGGGAACAGATCAAATAGAGCAACAAATTCTGGGTATTGGAAGGCAACAGGAATCGACAAAAGGGTTCTTACTTCCAAAGGAAACCAACTTGTGGGTATGAAGAAAACTCTTGTTTTTTACAGAGGAAAGCCTCCAAATGGTTCTAGGACCGATTGGATCATGCACGAATATCGTCTTGTTGATGCTCATAGTCATGAACCCGTCGCCACTAAGATCCAACCTTCAGag AACCCTGTTGCGTCTTCAATGGAGAATTGGGTTCTTTGCCGCATATTTTTGAAGAagagaggaggaggaggaggaggccaTGAAAAGACTATGATAATGAAGGAAAAcataaaaatgggaaaaaacaACCCTGTTTTCTATGATTTCAtggcaaaagaagaagaaagggcTGATCTGAATCTGGCACCTGCTTCGTCTTCATCGGATTCAAGTGGAATCACGACAGATGATCATCATCACCACGAAGAAAGCAGTAGCTGCGATGCTTTTTCCcctttcaaaagaaaaagaaaaaactga
- the LOC124927082 gene encoding uncharacterized protein At2g33490-like, producing the protein MRTSLKKLKGFSISASTKRNHLAGDTKPPLQPHYDELSQASQDVKEMKEFYDSLISAAAATSNSAYEFSESLNEMGTCLLEKTAVNDDEERGRVLLMLGKVQFELQKLADNYRSHVVKTIQNPSDSLITQLETLEDMKRQCDEKRRTYQEMLSSYRENGRFKGNNRTESISYKQLEAARDEYEEETNLFAFRLKSLKGAQSHSLLTQASRHHAAQLCFFRRALKCLQLIEPYVKRIAEEQHIVYQFRELEDDEDDNEASYMEEDSIDNDGKSNYDSDDVELSFSYGKLDEKKEKDMTTVSSSPTKSMELESTVHPSPTLGVVEVVKEKLESKRGLRLPIAVCRENKIISQSAPILSTKKGDHAPERSAQLQQSSSTKKKIHSYVLPTPEKPKNSDPRPFFGRDVKNYLHSSPLQQKKMEEERAPSVPTTNHRTSSPFSTPLLPLEEKLMRPHIGTYNNNNNNNTEVERNKFRRMAFSGPLNKPSSLVNGPVFLKGKPLLFSGPLFNKSPTSSPPKLSPGSSPTRISSPIISELHELPRPPPTHHHGQQLVHSGPLPSIRKQGSPIANKLSGLKMALPPPLMLPPPPIPPQTVPRSFSVPSNVKRVVSSEEARIGTDLSSPPLTPIVLPIIIHATASAT; encoded by the exons ATGAGGACGTCCTTAAAGAAACTAAAGGGTTTCTCCATATCAGCCAGTACCAAAAGAAATCACCTTGCCGGAGATACAAAACCGCCTCTTCAACCCCACTATGATGAACTTTCTCAGGCTTCACAG GATGTGAAGGAGATGAAGGAGTTCTATGACAGTTTGATTTCTGCAGCAGCAGCAACTTCTAACAGTGCATATG AATTCTCAGAATCATTGAATGAAATGGGTACTTGTCTTCTCGAGAAGACTGCAGtcaatgatgatgaagaaagag GCAGAGTTCTGCTAATGCTGGGAAAAGTTCAGTTTGAACTTCAGAAACTAGCTGACAATTAT CGATCGCATGTTGTGAAAACAATTCAAAATCCATCGGACTCCCTTATTACTCAGCTCGAAACACTCGAG GATATGAAGAGACAATGCGATGAGAAAAG aAGAACGTACCAAGAAATGTTATCAAGTTATAGAGAAAACGGGAGATTTAAAGGCAACAACAGAACAGAAAGTATCTCTTATAAGCAATTGGAAGCAGCTCGTGATGAATACGAGGAGGAGACTAATTTGTTTGCGTTCCGTTTGAAATCTTTGAAAGGAGCGCAATCCCACAGCCTACTCACGCAGGCGTCTAGGCACCATGCTGCGCAG TTGTGCTTCTTCAGGAGGGCTCTCAAATGCCTTCAATTGATCGAACCATATGTTAAACGGATTGCTGAAGAACAACATATCGTTTACCAGTTCAGGGAGCTTGAAGATGACGAGGACGATAATGAAGCCAGTTATATGGAGGAGGATAGCATTGATAATGATGGAAAGAGCAATTATGACAGTGATGATGTTGAGCTCAGTTTCAGCTATGGGAAATTGGACGAGAAGAAGGAGAAAGACATGACAACCGTTTCTTCTTCCCCCACAAAGTCAATGGAG CTAGAAAGTACAGTTCACCCGTCTCCAACACTAGGTGTTGTTGAAGTAGTCAAG GAGAAACTTGAGAGTAAACGTGGGCTGCGTTTACCTATCGCTGTTTGTCGAGAAAATAAGATCATTAGTCAATCGGCGCCAATCTTGAGTACAAAGAAAGGTGATCATGCTCCTGAAAGGTCTGCACAATTACAGCAGTCATCTTCAACAAAGAAGAAGATCCACTCTTATGTATTGCCCACTCCAGAGAAGCCTAAGAATTCAGATCCCAGACCATTTTTTGGTAGGGACGTCAAAAACTACTTGCATTCATCTCCTCTTCAACAGAAaaaaatggaagaagagagAGCACCGTCTGTACCCACCACTAACCACCGGACATCAAGTCCCTTCTCCACTCCTCTCCTCCCCCTAGAGGAGAAGCTGATGAGACCCCATATTggtacatataataataataataataataatacagaAGTGGAAAGAAATAAATTCAGAAGAATGGCGTTTTCAGGTCCTTTGAACAAGCCATCATCATTGGTGAATGGTCCTGTGTTTCTGAAAGGAAAACCTCTCCTGTTTTCAGGACCTTTGTTTAACAAAAGTCCCACATCATCACCTCCCAAACTATCTCCCGGTTCTTCACCTACTAGAATATCATCCCCCATCATAAGTGAGCTTCACGAACTTCCTAGACCTCCTCCTACTCATCATCACGGTCAACAACTGGTTCATTCAGGGCCATTGCCGTCAATAAGAAAACAGGGAAGTCCGATTGCAAACAAATTATCAGGATTGAAGATGGCTCTGCCTCCACCTCTCATGCTACCACCACCACCAATACCACCGCAAACAGTGCCGCGTAGTTTCTCAGTTCCCTCTAATGTGAAAAGGGTGGTGAGTAGTGAAGAAGCAAGAATAGGAACAGATTTGTCTTCTCCCCCACTCACACCAATTGTGTTACCAATAATAATTCATGCTACTGCTAGTGCTACTTAG
- the LOC124926790 gene encoding inhibitor of growth protein 1 homolog, producing MRDPSADMNGMISTEYLERCLQKCSLNNNTTNNNNNVVGEDLSSSSSSAESPGNYIIDDQSSSIGEEEDEETTLDLNSHISLPLHWERCLDLKSGEIYYINWRTGKKVWEEDHVNNTNMYYSPSSYDGCSEESNSSAGGGGGGGMSSLSSSSSSASSSCFSSRDHQCYGGGGGGGGGGGEEYRKKNNKKKKKKKTTKMMLMMMKKKMDVDQEVEVEEEEEEEHQQQQQVLVVAGCRNCFMYYMVPRLVQDCPKCFTQLLHFDHDEQPPSSSSSPS from the exons ATGAGAGATCCTAGTGCAGATATGAACGGAATGATCAGTACGGAATATTTGGAGAGATGTCTCCAAAAGTGTTCTCTCAACAACAACAccaccaacaacaacaacaacgttGTCGGAGAAGACTTgtcttcttcgtcttcgtcgGCGGAATCTCCCGGAAACTATATTATCGACGATCAATCGAGCAGCatcggagaagaagaagatgaagaaactACGCTCGACCTCAACTCTCATATCTCTCTTCCTCTTCACTGGGAACGATGCCTCGATCTCAAg AGTGGAGAAATATACTACATAAACTGGAGGACAGGGAAGAAGGTTTGGGAGGAGGATCATGTGAACAACACCAATATGTACTACTCACCATCTTCCTACGACGGTTGCAGCGAGGAGTCTAATTCATCtgcaggaggaggaggaggaggaggaatgTCGTCTctatcttcatcatcatcatctgcgTCCTCCTCTTGTTTTTCTTCCAGAGACCACCAATGctatggtggtggtggtggtggtggtggtggtggtggggaAGAGTATCGAAAGAAGaacaataagaagaagaagaagaaaaagactaCCAagatgatgctgatgatgatgaagaagaagatggatgTAGATCAGGAAGtagaagtagaagaagaagaagaagaagagcatcagcagcagcagcaggtgTTGGTGGTTGCAGGTTGCAGAAACTGTTTCATGTATTACATGGTGCCCAGACTTGTTCAGGATTGCCCTAAATGCTTCACTCAGCTCCTTCACTTTGATCATGATGAACAACccccatcttcttcttcatctccttCCTGA